In the genome of Raphanus sativus cultivar WK10039 chromosome 4, ASM80110v3, whole genome shotgun sequence, one region contains:
- the LOC108829616 gene encoding synaptotagmin-3-like isoform X1: MWPYLDKAVCEIIRSSAQAIFAGYIGTFCIESIEFEKLSLPPTVHDVAVEREVEGDLLLGDMVQGLGLRAGVIDGAINKTYFYVSFGSLLL, from the exons ATGTGGCCCTACCTCGATAAG GCTGTTTGCGAGATTATCCGGAGCTCCGCACAAGCCATATTTGCAGGTTACATTGGCACTTTCTGTATAGAATCCATTGAGTTCGAGAAACTGAGTCTTCCACCCACAGTTCATG ACGTTGCTGTGGAACGAGAAGTTGAGGGAGATCTCTTACTTGGTGACATGGTGCAG GGCTTAGGTCTTCGTGCAGGAGTTATAGACGGAGCCATCAATAAGACTTATTTTTATGTCAGTTTTGGGAGTTTACTCTTGTAA
- the LOC130511023 gene encoding phosphate transporter PHO1 homolog 8-like: protein MMRNIYRELYTVVAIIPYLFRFAQCIWMLVEENENNEWPNELKYLCTMLVIAARTNFEEMDLLAYGFDGCNHFEHRNSVPYLLGHFQGLGSHEPQVEQLQGGAWDDEYENDDDDYAEKWRRRGNDGNRSASRSFGSGS from the exons ATGATGAGAAACATTTACAGAGAACTCTACACTGTTGTTGCCATCATTCCTTATTTGTTCCGCTTCGCTCAG TGTATATGGATGTTGGTTGAGgaaaatgaaaacaatgaaTGGCCAAATGAACTGAAGTATCTCTGCACCATGTTAGTGATTGCAGCTAGAACAAACTTCGAAGAAATGGACTTACTGGCTTATGGTTTTGATGGCTGTAACCACTTCGAGCATCGCAATAGTGTTCCATATTTATTGGGACATTTTCAAGGATTGGGGTCTCATGAACCGCAAGTAGAACAATTACAAGGAGGAGCATGGGATGATGAGTATGAAAATGATGACGATGATTATGCTGAGAAGTGGAGGAGGAGAGGAAATGATGGAAACAGGTCGGCCAGTAGGTCATTTGGGTCAGGTAGTTAA
- the LOC108829613 gene encoding uncharacterized protein LOC108829613 gives MESQEKIGDIGSFHEDVDMDDPGNWKKTEQRMRDYLVEKGPPTRPSVDYLFPRDDIERCFPYSCYTRRMSNGEKQDMRWLKKSETLDKNLEEVINKEKKHWRDVMLKIIAVVKTLAKRNLAFRGDDEKVSDPNSGNFLAFIKMIGGFEEVMKEHIRQVDKGETQYYYLSHKIQNELIELLANEIRMLQRAGDFF, from the exons ATGGAATCCCAAGAGAAAATTGGTGATATTGGAAGCTTCCATGAAGATGTTGATATGGATGATCCAGGAAATTGGAAGAAAACTGAACAGAGAATGAGAGATTATTTGGTTGAGAAAGGTCCACCTACAAGACCTTCAGTTGATTATCTTTTTCCAAGAGATGATATTGAAAGATGTTTCCCTTATTCATGTTATACAAGAAGGATGAGCAATGGAGAGAAACAAGACATGAGATG GCTGAAAAAGAGTGAAACTCTTGATAAGAATTTGGAGGAGGTAATTAACAAGGAGAAGAAACATTGGAGAGATGTGATGTTGAAGATAATCGCAGTGGTAAAGACTCTAGCAAAAAGAAATTTAGCATTTCGTGGAGACGACGAAAAGGTTAGTGATCCAAACAGTGGAAACTTCTTGGCTTTTATTAAGATGATTGGAGGCTTTGAAGAAGTAATGAAGGAGCACATTCGACAGGTTGACAAAGGTGAAACTCAGTATTATTATCTTAGTCACAAGATTCAAAATGAGTTGATAGAATTACTTGCTAATGAGATTAGGATG TTGCAAAGAGCAGGTGACTTTTTTTAA
- the LOC108829616 gene encoding synaptotagmin-3-like isoform X2: MWPYLDKAVCEIIRSSAQAIFAGYIGTFCIESIEFEKLSLPPTVHDVAVEREVEGDLLLGDMVQERRILTCYYVSGLRSSCRSYRRSHQ; the protein is encoded by the exons ATGTGGCCCTACCTCGATAAG GCTGTTTGCGAGATTATCCGGAGCTCCGCACAAGCCATATTTGCAGGTTACATTGGCACTTTCTGTATAGAATCCATTGAGTTCGAGAAACTGAGTCTTCCACCCACAGTTCATG ACGTTGCTGTGGAACGAGAAGTTGAGGGAGATCTCTTACTTGGTGACATGGTGCAG GAAAGAAGAATCTTGACTTGTTATTATGTCTCAGGGCTTAGGTCTTCGTGCAGGAGTTATAGACGGAGCCATCAATAA